The following nucleotide sequence is from Arthrobacter sp. KBS0703.
CGGAGGTGGCGCATCAGGTCCACCAGGTCAACGAGTTCGGGGGCCTCGAGGCCGAGGATCCATTCCCAGTCGCCGAGCGCGAAAGAGGAAACCGTGTTGGAAATGACCTGGGGGAAGTCGCGGCCCAGCATGCCGTGGTCGCGCAGCATCTGGCCACGCTCGTCCTCCGGCAGGAGGTACCACTCGTAGGACCGGACGAAGGGGTACACGCAAAGCCATTCCGCCGGCTCGACGCCGCGGGAAAAGGCCGGGGTGTGGTTCTTGGCGAACTCCGCTTCACGGTGGACGCCCATGGCCGACCACACCAGGTCGGTTCCCGCGAAGAGCTTGCTGCGGCGGATGTCGCGGATGGCTTGCTGCAGGGCCTCGGGCCTTGGCCCGTGAAGCCAGACCATGACGTCAGCGTCGGCCCGCATGGCGGAGACGTCGTAGCTT
It contains:
- the hemQ gene encoding hydrogen peroxide-dependent heme synthase gives rise to the protein MSHTPAESVTKTEESAEQFFTLWTVFKRSAEVLRSADAADDFDALIARLAEGGVTHRGSYDVSAMRADADVMVWLHGPRPEALQQAIRDIRRSKLFAGTDLVWSAMGVHREAEFAKNHTPAFSRGVEPAEWLCVYPFVRSYEWYLLPEDERGQMLRDHGMLGRDFPQVISNTVSSFALGDWEWILGLEAPELVDLVDLMRHLRSTEARNHVREEIPFYTGRRITAGEIAEVLA